Within the Erigeron canadensis isolate Cc75 chromosome 6, C_canadensis_v1, whole genome shotgun sequence genome, the region TTTTACTCTGATCATGGAGGCCCAGGAGTGCTTGGTAAAAATTTTTACAACTTCTCTTTCCTATTAAGGATATATACAGCTAACTAATCTTCATTGGTCTAAATTTGGTTGTACGTATGTAGGGATGCCTAACACGCCTCACCTTGTAGCCAAAGATTTGGTAGATGTGTTGAAAAAGAAACATGCCATGGGTACATACAAAGAAATGGTAAATCGGGTCATTTTTGTAACGATAGTTCTTTAATTCTAATATGTATAACACGTTATAGAAACAAAAGCTTATATGACTATGCTCTCGCGGAATGTAGGTTATATACTTAGAAGCATGTGAAAGTGGAAGCATATTTGAAGGTATATTGCCTGAAGATATTAATGTGTATGCTACAACTGCATCGGGTGCTACAGAAAATAGTTATGGAACTTACTGCCCCGGACAGGAGCCAGCTCCCCCACCCGAGTATTTAACTTGCTTGGGAGATCTGTACAGTGTCGCTTGGATGGAAGACAGGTAAttagggctgtaaacggttcggttcggttagctaAAACTTTCGAACTGTTTTTTGGGTTtcagttcggttcggttagttagaaatttcaaaccattaattTCGGTTACCCGCAAATCGGTTACccgaaaaagtcggttaattgcggttttattttcggttaaccattcattaaagttatgctaatataaataagttttcgattataatagtcaatttacattgtattaattaattttttaatgtaaaatagttatttaacttttacaaataaatatctaattttaaattacttttttctaacaTTATATTCATGCAATGCAAGTTTATATTGAAGAGTATTAtaatttactacttaaaatgtcttcTATACGATATTAccaatatttttgataaatattttaaacaaagttaacaactttttattaacaagagtatatatatatatatatatatacacatataacaaagTTGCTTAGAATATCCAAAACTAATCATAGTTTGTGAAAGaaacttaataaaattgttaatattttaggcaacaaatacaaaaaattaattaaatagatatgtaaatgaAGTATtcatacaatacatatatgtgtaaatatacatatatatggttatATGTAGACATATATCTAAATTCGGTCTggttcggttaaccgcgggtaatgaatattgaaaaccgtaaccgaaccgttacacattggtttttttgttttcggttttttcggtttcggatCGCGCGGCTCGgaccggtttttcggttttccggttcatttcttacacccctaGGTATATATGTTGGTTCATGACTATATTTGAGGTTCCTAACACATCCTATTAATATAAGACTTGTTTAGCTCTTGTAGTGGTGTTTACATTTAATTATGTGcatttttgttcattttttaaGGTGCATCAATTGTCGTTTAATTCCAGTTTTACTTTCTGTGGCTAATTTTTATCAGCGAGACACATAATCTAAAGAAAGAAACCTTGGAGCAACAATTCAACAAGGTTTGGATAATAAAATGTAGTATATATTGTACTTTAgttgatttttgaatatgttcTTGATGTTAATTTGGTAGCTTTCCGTGTACAGGTGAAGGAACGAACATCTAAAGCTGATACTTTTAATTCGGGTTCACATGTGATGGAATATGGTACCAAAGACATAAAACCCGAGAAGGTCTACCTGTATCAAGGATTTGATCCGAAGACAGCTAACCTGCCAGGTAACCGAATTGTCTTTGACAGGAAGATGGGTGTCGTAAATCAAAGAGATGCTGATATCGTATATTTATGGCAAAAAGTAAGTAATTGTGACCATTTAATTAGTTGCTGTTTGATATATAGGGAACGTCTTTCTGTCATCTAATTAGGATCTGTGGCACTCTTTTTCGCTTTTATATGGTGCAGTACAAGTCATCAAAATCGAGAAGAGCAGAAGTTTTGAACGAGATAACACAAACGTTGAAACATAGGGGGCATTTGGATAGTAGCATTGAGATGATCGGAGTGCTTCTTTTTGGACCACAAAATGGTCGTTCTGTCGTGAACTCTGCTAGAGGT harbors:
- the LOC122602999 gene encoding vacuolar-processing enzyme beta-isozyme-like, coding for MTLGNGTRWAVLVAGSKGYGNYRHQSDVCHAYQILKKGGLKDENIVVFMYDDIAKSDENPRPGTIINSPAGKDVYAGVPKDYTGTDVTVDNLFAVLLGDKNAVKGGSRKVVDSKPDDRIFLFYSDHGGPGVLGMPNTPHLVAKDLVDVLKKKHAMGTYKEMVIYLEACESGSIFEGILPEDINVYATTASGATENSYGTYCPGQEPAPPPEYLTCLGDLYSVAWMEDSETHNLKKETLEQQFNKVKERTSKADTFNSGSHVMEYGTKDIKPEKVYLYQGFDPKTANLPGNRIVFDRKMGVVNQRDADIVYLWQKYKSSKSRRAEVLNEITQTLKHRGHLDSSIEMIGVLLFGPQNGRSVVNSARGNGQPLVDDWECFKSTARLFEKHCGVLTQYGMKHMRAFANICNNLVEKERLEEALVATCSGKNIGPYVSFGAYSI